Proteins encoded together in one Orrella marina window:
- the pgeF gene encoding peptidoglycan editing factor PgeF translates to MPAQDNRIIWATGLGSGVRALTTTRFGGHSRPPFDSLNLGIHVGDDPAAVQSNRLSLAGVLPANPVWLNQVHGVDVLQADRVQSDQEPVTADAAVTTRTRQVLAILTADCMPVVLADTRNRILGVAHAGWRGLARGVLAHTVQEMAMRTDGQSRIHAWIGPGIGPDAFQIGPEVRETFLEIDGRLEKFFRRDSSQQGKWLADLPGIARWQLLQLGACDVQWCGLCTMGDPDNRFFSYRRDGQTGRIATLAWIET, encoded by the coding sequence GTGCCAGCACAAGACAACCGGATTATCTGGGCGACTGGTCTTGGGTCAGGTGTTCGTGCTTTGACGACTACCCGATTCGGCGGACACAGCCGTCCGCCATTTGACTCTCTGAATCTTGGTATTCACGTAGGTGATGATCCTGCGGCAGTTCAGTCCAATCGACTGAGCCTGGCTGGTGTGCTGCCCGCGAATCCGGTCTGGTTGAACCAGGTGCATGGGGTCGACGTGCTGCAGGCGGATCGTGTGCAGTCTGATCAGGAACCAGTGACGGCTGACGCGGCTGTTACTACACGCACTCGACAGGTGCTAGCCATCTTGACCGCCGACTGCATGCCCGTTGTCCTGGCGGACACCCGGAACCGGATCCTCGGTGTTGCTCACGCAGGGTGGCGGGGACTTGCAAGAGGTGTCCTCGCACATACTGTTCAGGAGATGGCAATGCGAACCGATGGTCAATCAAGAATCCATGCATGGATCGGTCCGGGCATTGGCCCTGATGCGTTCCAGATCGGACCAGAAGTGCGAGAAACGTTTCTCGAGATCGACGGCCGGCTTGAAAAATTTTTTCGCAGGGACAGTTCGCAACAAGGCAAGTGGCTGGCAGACCTGCCAGGCATTGCACGCTGGCAGTTGCTGCAACTGGGTGCATGCGATGTTCAATGGTGCGGTCTTTGTACGATGGGCGATCCAGATAATCGCTTCTTCAGTTACCGTCGTGATGGACAGACAGGGAGAATTGCCACGCTGGCATGGATTGAGACATGA
- a CDS encoding RluA family pseudouridine synthase — MHDSSHPEDLSDEFSIELEVPSDVLGVRLDKQLSLLLNEHSRARLQTWIESGHVRVNGVVQTRSRFPVSGGDVLTVTPQACEQESAYTPQPVEFEVVQEQEQWIVVNKPAGLVVHPGAGNWSHTLLNGLLFRYPELAGVARAGIVHRLDKDTSGLMVVARTDISQTSLVRQLQARTVSRQYLAITHGHLIPLTGRVDRPIGRDARVAVRMTVQRPIAPKEAITDYAVERTGQADGVDVSQVQCALHTGRTHQIRVHLASLGHPLVADVLYGGRELGTACRQMLHARKLSFEDPVSQQKQSFESPLPADMERFLGQAHWKAT; from the coding sequence ATGCACGATAGTTCCCATCCCGAGGATTTATCCGACGAGTTTTCCATCGAGCTCGAAGTGCCCAGCGATGTCCTGGGCGTTCGGCTTGACAAACAGCTGTCCCTGCTTCTGAACGAGCATTCGCGTGCGAGACTGCAGACCTGGATTGAGTCGGGACACGTGCGTGTCAACGGCGTGGTGCAGACACGTTCCAGGTTCCCGGTATCAGGAGGGGATGTCTTGACGGTGACACCTCAGGCTTGCGAACAGGAGAGCGCCTACACACCTCAACCCGTCGAGTTTGAAGTTGTCCAGGAGCAAGAGCAATGGATAGTCGTCAACAAGCCTGCCGGGCTGGTGGTGCATCCGGGCGCAGGGAACTGGAGTCACACGTTACTTAACGGACTGCTTTTCCGGTACCCGGAACTCGCAGGTGTGGCAAGAGCAGGAATCGTGCACCGTCTGGACAAGGACACATCCGGCCTGATGGTGGTCGCCCGGACTGATATTTCGCAGACAAGCCTCGTTCGCCAGTTACAAGCCAGAACGGTGAGTCGCCAGTATCTTGCCATCACCCATGGTCATCTGATTCCTTTAACCGGCAGAGTTGATCGTCCGATTGGCAGAGATGCGAGAGTCGCGGTTCGTATGACCGTGCAACGTCCGATCGCCCCGAAGGAGGCAATCACCGATTATGCGGTCGAGCGCACCGGACAAGCCGATGGCGTTGACGTCAGTCAGGTTCAGTGCGCACTGCATACTGGGCGCACCCACCAGATCAGAGTTCATCTGGCCAGTCTCGGACACCCGCTGGTAGCCGATGTCCTGTATGGCGGTCGGGAACTTGGGACAGCCTGTCGTCAGATGCTTCATGCTCGCAAGCTGTCGTTTGAGGATCCGGTCAGCCAGCAGAAACAGAGTTTCGAGTCGCCATTGCCTGCGGATATGGAGCGTTTCCTGGGTCAGGCACACTGGAAGGCGACTTGA
- a CDS encoding outer membrane protein assembly factor BamD, translating into MLCAVCLSAAILLVAGCASTTEEFDPTAGWSVEKLYQDGSTEMNAGNWTTAGQRFMAVEARYPFGPYAQQSLMNLAYVQWKEGEPEAALATVNRFMQQYPNHPGSDYMLFLRGLILFTPPSAVLSFMTQQDPAERDPDALRQSYEAFNELITRYPNSRYADDARRRMNWLVNTMAEHQLHTAKFYFERKAYVAAINRAQTVITDFEGVPASEQALYIMMMSYKALGMDELAGDSERVLLQNFPDTSLIANGLPGKQYSPWNPLRYI; encoded by the coding sequence CTGCTCTGCGCCGTCTGTCTTTCAGCTGCGATTCTGTTAGTGGCCGGCTGCGCTTCCACAACGGAGGAATTTGATCCGACCGCGGGATGGTCCGTCGAGAAGCTTTATCAGGATGGCAGTACTGAAATGAACGCCGGAAACTGGACGACTGCCGGACAGCGCTTCATGGCCGTTGAAGCACGCTATCCTTTTGGCCCGTACGCACAGCAATCACTGATGAACCTTGCGTATGTGCAGTGGAAAGAAGGGGAACCCGAAGCAGCATTAGCCACTGTCAACAGGTTCATGCAACAGTACCCGAACCACCCCGGCAGTGATTACATGCTGTTTCTGCGTGGGTTGATTCTCTTCACTCCACCCAGTGCTGTTCTTTCTTTCATGACCCAGCAAGATCCTGCAGAGCGGGATCCTGATGCGTTGCGTCAGTCATACGAAGCATTCAACGAACTCATTACACGCTATCCGAACAGCCGGTACGCCGATGATGCGCGCCGCCGCATGAACTGGCTCGTGAACACCATGGCAGAGCATCAGCTGCACACAGCCAAGTTCTACTTCGAACGCAAGGCGTATGTTGCCGCAATCAACCGGGCCCAGACTGTTATCACGGATTTTGAAGGGGTTCCCGCTTCCGAGCAGGCACTCTACATCATGATGATGTCGTACAAAGCGTTAGGCATGGACGAGTTAGCAGGTGATTCAGAACGTGTTCTGCTGCAGAACTTCCCCGACACTTCGTTGATAGCGAATGGTCTGCCAGGCAAGCAATACAGCCCCTGGAATCCCTTACGCTACATCTAG
- a CDS encoding ATP-dependent DNA helicase — MMGLGSSGDLEQIFGEQGILHTSLPGYRVRQAQIDLAQQIAQTVLTGEILVAEAGTGTGKTWAYLVPAMIHADKVLVSTGTRTLQDQLYLKDLPQIRKALGLGGVTAILKGRANYVCHYHLKRANEEPGALTSRQQVVWLRQITQFAATSANGDKSELQTVPEDADIWRLVTSTRENCLGQQECPFISDCFLYKARRAAQQADLVVINHALFMADAALRDEGVSELLPQSDLVVFDEAHQLPDVATRFLAQTVSTAQIQDLARQIQITGLAHAREAVKWEALCSGLIQSCKELRLVSEWMAENSGMRAMQHQFLADNDCFDAAQEVVSSLKGLYKPLETQEQRHPDIAVHLRTTSAYLDLLDSWLSGKQPVAAVAPSNQESEAPVSATQAEATVAESGRTEMVSWVELTPAHVRFSSAPLSIAKAFSRERKAHQAWVFLSATLSVKGDFRHFVGRLGLQGAETLRLASPFNYPEQALLCVPRGLPAVDHPEFHVEFARYLLPLIQISEGACLILCTTLRAIDKIGDELSRLFEAHGLDWPVLRQGHQPRSVLLEQFRAQSRSVLIGSASFREGVDLVGDQLTLVAIDKLPFAPPDDPVLQARMRVCRERKGNPFLELQVPEAAIALKQGAGRLIRSERDWGVLVVGDRRLVDKPYGRQLWQGLPPFRRTQEQGEAVDFIRQRKAPGLIQGLEPESTGTDEDPAVSSGT; from the coding sequence ATGATGGGATTGGGAAGCTCTGGGGATCTGGAGCAGATTTTTGGCGAGCAAGGCATCTTGCACACAAGTCTGCCCGGCTATCGTGTCAGACAAGCCCAGATTGATCTGGCGCAACAGATCGCACAGACGGTTCTGACCGGCGAGATCCTTGTGGCCGAAGCAGGAACGGGTACTGGAAAAACCTGGGCCTACCTCGTTCCAGCGATGATTCACGCGGACAAGGTACTGGTTTCAACAGGGACCAGAACCCTGCAAGACCAGCTTTACCTGAAGGACTTGCCTCAGATCAGAAAGGCTCTGGGTCTGGGCGGTGTGACGGCGATACTTAAAGGCCGCGCAAATTACGTATGCCACTATCACCTCAAGCGAGCTAATGAAGAGCCTGGGGCGTTAACTAGCCGCCAACAGGTTGTCTGGCTCAGACAGATCACTCAGTTTGCTGCGACTTCGGCAAATGGTGACAAATCGGAACTCCAGACAGTGCCAGAAGACGCTGACATCTGGCGTCTTGTTACCTCCACCCGTGAGAACTGTTTAGGACAGCAGGAGTGTCCGTTCATCTCGGATTGCTTTTTGTACAAGGCTCGCCGGGCGGCACAGCAGGCGGATCTGGTCGTAATCAATCATGCTTTGTTCATGGCTGATGCTGCGTTGCGTGATGAAGGTGTTTCGGAGCTTTTGCCTCAATCTGACCTGGTGGTGTTTGACGAGGCGCATCAGCTTCCCGATGTGGCTACGCGGTTTCTGGCACAAACGGTGTCAACTGCCCAGATACAGGATCTGGCGAGGCAGATACAGATTACGGGGCTAGCGCACGCCCGCGAGGCGGTCAAATGGGAGGCCCTTTGTTCCGGTCTTATCCAGAGCTGCAAGGAGTTGCGACTGGTCAGCGAATGGATGGCTGAGAATTCCGGGATGCGGGCTATGCAGCATCAGTTTCTAGCTGACAATGATTGTTTCGACGCCGCTCAGGAGGTGGTCAGCAGTCTAAAAGGCTTGTACAAGCCGCTTGAGACTCAGGAGCAGCGACATCCCGATATTGCTGTGCATCTGAGGACGACCAGTGCCTATCTTGATCTGCTGGATTCATGGTTATCGGGAAAGCAGCCTGTTGCTGCTGTCGCGCCTTCAAATCAGGAATCTGAAGCGCCGGTGAGCGCGACTCAGGCAGAAGCAACAGTCGCGGAGTCTGGTCGCACAGAAATGGTTAGCTGGGTTGAACTAACGCCTGCTCATGTGAGGTTCAGTTCTGCACCACTGTCCATCGCCAAGGCGTTTTCCAGAGAGCGCAAGGCACATCAGGCCTGGGTCTTTTTATCGGCGACACTCTCAGTCAAAGGGGATTTCAGGCATTTTGTTGGACGTCTCGGGCTTCAGGGAGCCGAGACCCTGCGACTTGCCTCGCCTTTCAACTATCCGGAGCAAGCGCTGCTTTGTGTTCCGAGAGGACTGCCAGCGGTCGATCATCCTGAGTTTCATGTTGAATTCGCACGATATCTCTTGCCACTGATTCAGATCAGTGAAGGTGCCTGTCTGATTCTCTGCACAACGCTGCGAGCGATCGACAAGATAGGCGATGAACTCAGCAGGCTATTCGAAGCTCACGGGTTGGACTGGCCTGTGCTCAGGCAAGGGCATCAGCCGCGTTCTGTCCTGCTGGAGCAGTTTCGTGCCCAGTCCCGCTCGGTTTTGATAGGAAGCGCGAGCTTTCGGGAGGGAGTGGATCTGGTCGGAGATCAATTGACTTTAGTGGCCATCGACAAGTTACCGTTTGCTCCACCGGATGATCCAGTGTTGCAGGCAAGGATGCGTGTCTGTCGGGAGCGTAAAGGCAATCCATTTCTCGAATTGCAGGTTCCAGAGGCCGCGATTGCGCTCAAGCAAGGAGCGGGTAGACTCATTCGTAGTGAGCGTGATTGGGGCGTACTGGTGGTTGGGGACCGCCGTCTGGTCGACAAACCATATGGGCGCCAACTGTGGCAGGGATTGCCTCCATTTCGCCGCACCCAGGAGCAAGGTGAAGCCGTTGACTTTATCAGGCAAAGAAAAGCGCCAGGCCTGATCCAGGGGCTTGAACCAGAATCGACTGGCACTGATGAGGATCCGGCCGTGTCATCTGGAACATGA
- a CDS encoding tryptophan--tRNA ligase, whose amino-acid sequence MKTRVLTGITTTGTPHLGNYVGAIRPAIRASQDPNNEAFFFLADYHALIKCEDPDRIARSRIEIAATWLAAGLDPERVVFYRQSDIPEIPELAWMLTCVTAKGLMNRAHAYKASVDQNRVKGEEDDDGVTMGLFSYPILMAADILIFNAQKVPVGRDQVQHLEMARDIAQRFNHLYGGIEPWFVLPEAVVDDDVATLPGLDGRKMSKSYNNTIPLFEGGPKALQSAVARIVTDSRLPGEPKDPESTQLLPIFKAFASSAQIDEFIDDLRQGMAWGDAKQRLAYTIEQELAPLRDMYANLMARPDDIEDALAIGARKAREQAGPLMARLREAVGLRNTITPIAKARSKRKKAARFVTYRDEHGQFRFKLVSSSGVELAVSLPQAEPKQSGVVMRQLQQRQEDVTVESEGADQYVVVIDEQVVAYGLPCQDPVRRDEMMELTREALSEVSDAGQ is encoded by the coding sequence ATGAAAACTCGTGTTCTGACCGGTATCACGACAACCGGAACCCCTCATCTGGGCAACTATGTAGGAGCCATTCGACCGGCTATTCGGGCCAGTCAGGACCCGAACAATGAGGCATTCTTCTTTTTGGCGGACTATCACGCACTGATCAAGTGTGAAGATCCTGATCGGATTGCCCGCTCAAGGATTGAAATTGCCGCGACCTGGCTTGCAGCTGGACTGGACCCAGAACGAGTGGTCTTTTATCGGCAGTCTGATATTCCCGAGATCCCGGAGCTGGCTTGGATGCTGACATGCGTGACTGCAAAAGGATTAATGAACCGGGCGCATGCTTACAAGGCCTCTGTTGATCAGAATCGCGTCAAAGGGGAGGAAGATGATGACGGCGTCACCATGGGACTGTTCTCCTACCCGATCCTGATGGCCGCCGATATCCTGATCTTCAATGCGCAGAAAGTGCCGGTCGGGCGTGATCAGGTTCAACATCTGGAAATGGCGCGTGACATCGCACAGCGATTCAATCACCTTTATGGGGGCATCGAACCATGGTTCGTACTGCCAGAGGCTGTCGTTGACGATGATGTGGCTACCTTGCCCGGCCTTGATGGGCGCAAGATGTCCAAAAGTTACAACAACACCATTCCTTTGTTTGAGGGTGGGCCTAAGGCGCTTCAGTCGGCTGTCGCAAGGATTGTGACAGATTCCAGGTTGCCTGGGGAGCCGAAGGACCCTGAATCGACTCAGTTGTTGCCTATCTTCAAGGCTTTCGCAAGCTCTGCCCAGATTGACGAGTTTATTGATGACCTTCGACAGGGCATGGCATGGGGAGACGCGAAACAGCGTCTGGCATATACGATCGAACAGGAGCTCGCGCCGCTGCGAGACATGTACGCAAATCTGATGGCACGCCCAGATGATATCGAAGACGCGCTCGCCATCGGTGCTCGCAAGGCGCGCGAACAGGCTGGGCCTCTGATGGCAAGATTGCGCGAAGCAGTTGGTCTGCGCAACACTATTACGCCGATTGCCAAGGCCCGGAGCAAGCGCAAGAAAGCGGCCCGTTTTGTTACCTATCGGGACGAGCACGGACAGTTCCGGTTTAAGCTGGTGTCATCCTCCGGCGTAGAGCTTGCCGTGTCTTTGCCGCAGGCGGAGCCAAAGCAAAGCGGAGTGGTCATGCGCCAGCTCCAGCAGCGCCAGGAGGACGTTACTGTGGAGTCAGAAGGAGCAGATCAGTATGTTGTCGTGATCGACGAACAGGTCGTGGCGTACGGTCTGCCTTGTCAGGACCCAGTGCGGCGCGATGAGATGATGGAGCTTACTCGCGAGGCGCTCTCAGAAGTTTCTGACGCTGGGCAATGA
- the zapE gene encoding cell division protein ZapE, whose protein sequence is MNVTQYYDNALKERGFKSDQAQRQAVQRLQQFYDEWVAFRRKRSNSVKRLLNRPVVPRGVYLWGGVGRGKSFLMDAFYSNVPVVRKTRLHFHEFMRGVHKELEQVKGQQDPLDEISRRLARRYRLICFDEFHVSDVADAMILYKLLLGLFERGTSFVMTSNYEPSTLYPDGLHRDRILPAIDLIYKRMDVLNVDSGVDYRRRALEQVKCYHSPLDDQASQALQTTFEKLSDTPPVDPVVTIENRKIKSMKRSGSVIWFDFATLCGGPRSQNDYLELASRYHAVILSDVPKMTARQASEARRFTWLIDVLYDHKVKLIMSAQCDPEDLYTEGPMANEFHRTVSRILEMQSKEYLDSERRSTVAL, encoded by the coding sequence ATGAACGTCACTCAATACTATGACAACGCGCTCAAGGAGCGTGGCTTCAAGTCTGATCAAGCGCAGCGTCAGGCCGTTCAGAGGCTGCAGCAGTTCTATGACGAATGGGTTGCGTTTCGCCGCAAACGCTCCAATTCTGTCAAGCGACTGCTGAACCGCCCGGTTGTGCCTCGTGGGGTTTATTTGTGGGGAGGGGTTGGGCGCGGCAAAAGCTTCCTGATGGATGCGTTCTACTCGAACGTCCCGGTCGTGCGCAAGACTCGGTTGCATTTTCACGAATTCATGCGTGGTGTGCATAAGGAACTCGAGCAGGTCAAGGGGCAGCAGGATCCTCTTGACGAGATCTCCAGACGTCTGGCAAGGCGTTACAGGCTGATCTGTTTTGATGAGTTTCATGTCTCGGACGTTGCAGACGCAATGATTCTCTACAAATTGCTGCTTGGCTTGTTTGAGCGTGGTACGTCTTTTGTCATGACATCGAATTACGAGCCGAGTACCTTGTATCCGGACGGTTTGCATCGTGACCGGATTCTGCCTGCCATCGATTTGATCTACAAGCGCATGGATGTGCTGAACGTCGACAGTGGCGTGGACTACCGGCGCCGGGCACTTGAACAAGTGAAGTGCTATCACTCGCCCCTTGACGATCAAGCTAGTCAGGCGTTGCAGACGACGTTTGAGAAGCTCTCCGACACGCCGCCAGTGGATCCGGTGGTGACGATCGAGAACCGCAAGATCAAATCAATGAAACGCTCGGGCAGTGTGATCTGGTTTGATTTTGCCACGCTTTGCGGGGGGCCTCGCTCCCAGAACGATTATCTTGAACTCGCAAGCCGGTATCACGCAGTCATTTTGTCGGATGTTCCTAAAATGACCGCTCGGCAGGCATCGGAGGCCAGACGTTTCACGTGGCTGATAGACGTACTCTACGACCACAAGGTCAAACTCATCATGTCGGCACAATGTGACCCGGAGGATCTGTACACTGAAGGACCAATGGCCAATGAGTTTCATCGTACAGTATCACGTATTCTCGAGATGCAATCCAAGGAGTATCTCGATTCGGAGCGGCGATCGACTGTTGCGCTCTGA
- the lpdA gene encoding dihydrolipoyl dehydrogenase, translated as MSNKFDVVVIGAGPGGYIAAIRAAQLGLSVACIDAWEDVKGGPAPGGTCTNVGCIPSKALLQSSENFEQVSHHFDDHGIEVKGVSLKLDKMIGRKDTVVKQNNDGILYLFKKNKVKFFHGVGSFDGKAEDGWKVKVSGPSSEDLVARHVVVATGSAARELPGLPFDEKQILSNDGALNIGSVPKRLGVIGAGVIGLEMGSVWRRLGAEVTVLEAMPEFLGAVDQQVAKEALKVFTKQGLKIQTGVKIGEITKTARQITVPWTDDQGKEQKLVVDKLIVSIGRIPYTGGLDANKVELKLDDRGFIAVDDQCRTNLPNVWAVGDVVRGPMLAHKAEEEGVAVAERIAGQHGHVNFDTIPWVIYTSPEIAWVGKTEQQLKADGREYRSGSFPFMANGRARALGDTTGFVKVLADAKTDEVLGVHVIGPMASELIAEAVTIMEFKGASEDIARICHAHPTLSEAMKEAALAVDKRALNF; from the coding sequence ATGTCTAACAAATTTGATGTTGTTGTTATCGGTGCCGGCCCGGGAGGCTACATTGCTGCTATCCGCGCTGCGCAACTCGGGCTTTCGGTGGCTTGCATTGACGCATGGGAGGATGTCAAGGGTGGTCCCGCACCCGGTGGCACATGCACCAATGTAGGTTGCATCCCGTCCAAGGCATTGCTCCAGTCGTCAGAGAACTTCGAGCAGGTCTCTCATCATTTTGATGACCACGGTATCGAAGTCAAGGGTGTGTCTCTCAAGCTCGACAAAATGATTGGTCGCAAGGACACAGTCGTCAAGCAGAACAATGATGGAATTCTTTATCTGTTCAAGAAGAACAAGGTCAAGTTTTTCCATGGCGTCGGTTCGTTTGATGGCAAGGCTGAAGACGGTTGGAAGGTCAAGGTTTCAGGCCCGTCATCAGAAGATCTTGTTGCCAGGCACGTTGTTGTTGCAACAGGCAGTGCCGCACGTGAACTGCCTGGTTTGCCTTTTGACGAAAAGCAGATTCTCTCCAATGACGGGGCGTTGAACATTGGTTCAGTTCCCAAGCGTTTGGGCGTGATTGGCGCCGGTGTGATCGGCCTGGAGATGGGTAGCGTATGGCGTCGTCTGGGTGCAGAAGTGACTGTTCTGGAAGCCATGCCGGAGTTTCTCGGCGCTGTTGATCAGCAGGTTGCCAAAGAAGCCCTCAAAGTGTTCACCAAGCAGGGACTCAAGATCCAGACTGGTGTCAAGATCGGTGAAATCACCAAGACTGCGCGTCAGATCACCGTGCCCTGGACAGACGATCAGGGCAAGGAACAGAAGCTGGTCGTTGACAAGCTCATCGTGTCGATTGGCCGGATTCCCTATACCGGTGGGCTGGATGCTAACAAGGTCGAGCTCAAGCTTGATGATCGCGGCTTTATCGCCGTCGACGATCAGTGCCGTACCAATTTGCCCAATGTATGGGCGGTGGGTGACGTTGTTCGCGGGCCAATGCTGGCACACAAGGCTGAAGAAGAGGGTGTCGCGGTTGCCGAACGGATTGCTGGGCAGCATGGTCACGTCAACTTCGATACGATCCCGTGGGTCATCTATACATCTCCGGAAATCGCGTGGGTTGGCAAGACCGAACAACAACTCAAGGCAGATGGCCGTGAGTATCGCAGCGGCTCATTCCCATTCATGGCTAACGGGCGTGCTCGCGCATTGGGTGACACCACCGGCTTTGTGAAGGTGCTGGCTGATGCGAAGACCGATGAGGTTCTCGGTGTGCATGTGATTGGACCGATGGCTTCAGAGCTGATTGCTGAAGCAGTGACGATCATGGAGTTCAAAGGGGCATCCGAGGATATCGCGCGGATCTGCCATGCACATCCGACCCTGTCCGAGGCGATGAAGGAAGCCGCACTGGCTGTTGACAAGCGCGCTTTGAACTTCTGA
- the odhB gene encoding 2-oxoglutarate dehydrogenase complex dihydrolipoyllysine-residue succinyltransferase produces MAMTDVVVPQLSESVSEATLLTWKKQPGEAVQVDEILIEVETDKVVLEVPAPSAGVLAEIVKGDGSTVTSGELLARIDTAAKAAAPAKEEAPAAQEAAPKAEEPKPATAQAQSTSSGSGAGIASPAASKILAEKGMSAEGMAGSGRDGRVTKADAMSASSASEAKSAPAPAPASQSLGGRPEQRVPMSRLRARIAERLLQSQQENAILTTFNEVNMQAVMDLRNQYKDKFEKEHGVKLGFMSFFVKAAVAALKRYPVINASVDGKDIIYHGYFDIGIAVGSPRGLVVPILRDADQMSIADIEKAIADFGRRAGEGKLTIEEMTGGTFSISNGGVFGSMLSTPIINPPQSAILGIHATKERAVVEKGQIVIRPMNYLAMSYDHRIIDGREAVLGLVAIKEALEDPQRLLLDI; encoded by the coding sequence ATGGCAATGACAGATGTAGTAGTTCCGCAATTATCCGAGTCGGTATCAGAAGCGACTCTGCTGACATGGAAGAAGCAGCCTGGTGAGGCTGTTCAGGTTGACGAAATCCTGATTGAAGTCGAAACCGACAAGGTCGTTCTAGAAGTGCCTGCGCCGTCTGCAGGTGTGCTTGCCGAAATCGTGAAAGGAGACGGCAGCACCGTGACCTCGGGTGAGTTGCTTGCCAGAATTGATACGGCAGCCAAGGCTGCTGCTCCTGCAAAGGAAGAAGCACCTGCTGCGCAGGAGGCAGCCCCCAAGGCTGAAGAACCCAAGCCTGCTACTGCGCAAGCTCAGTCCACATCGTCTGGTAGCGGTGCAGGCATTGCTTCTCCGGCCGCCAGCAAGATCCTGGCCGAGAAAGGCATGAGTGCAGAAGGCATGGCAGGCTCAGGTCGTGATGGCCGAGTCACGAAAGCAGATGCGATGTCTGCTTCGTCAGCATCTGAGGCCAAGAGTGCACCTGCACCTGCACCAGCGTCGCAGTCGCTGGGTGGTCGTCCCGAGCAGCGCGTTCCCATGAGCCGCCTGCGCGCCCGTATTGCCGAGCGTCTGTTGCAGTCGCAGCAAGAAAACGCCATATTGACCACGTTTAACGAGGTTAATATGCAAGCGGTTATGGACCTGCGTAATCAGTACAAGGATAAGTTCGAGAAGGAACACGGCGTCAAGCTGGGTTTCATGTCGTTCTTTGTGAAGGCCGCGGTTGCCGCGCTCAAGCGCTATCCAGTTATCAACGCGTCAGTTGATGGCAAGGACATTATTTACCACGGCTATTTTGATATTGGTATTGCCGTCGGTAGTCCGCGTGGATTGGTGGTACCGATCCTGCGTGACGCAGATCAGATGTCCATTGCTGATATAGAAAAGGCGATCGCCGACTTTGGACGTCGTGCTGGTGAGGGCAAACTGACCATCGAGGAAATGACGGGCGGAACATTCTCGATCTCCAATGGTGGTGTGTTTGGTTCGATGCTTTCGACGCCAATCATCAACCCGCCTCAATCTGCAATCCTGGGCATTCATGCTACCAAGGAACGTGCTGTAGTCGAGAAAGGTCAGATCGTGATCCGTCCGATGAACTATCTCGCCATGTCGTACGACCATCGCATTATTGATGGTCGTGAGGCGGTTCTCGGACTGGTCGCCATCAAGGAGGCGCTTGAGGATCCGCAGCGCTTGTTGCTCGATATCTAA